The following are from one region of the Siniperca chuatsi isolate FFG_IHB_CAS linkage group LG13, ASM2008510v1, whole genome shotgun sequence genome:
- the hes6 gene encoding transcription cofactor HES-6 — protein sequence MAPIRSNTNGMDRGDNCSGIKSDRKMRKPLVEKKRRARINESLQELRVLIADADLESKMENAEVLEMTVKRVESILQNRAQEMDAVNREACERFAAGYIQCMHDVHTFVSSCPGIDPAVAAELLNHLLESMPLNDEDRLRVMLPDTVAEYPRSNSTWSLSESMYTVLVSPAPSTTSTDDLCSDLDETDSEHSHVSSSEEADSQDVLSLPSLTYSKSMWRPW from the exons ATGGCCCCCATCCGTAGCAACACAAACGGAATGGACAGAGGTGATAACTGCAGTGGGATAAAATCTGACAGAAAG ATGAGGAAACCTCTGGTCGAGAAGAAAAGAAGGGCTCGCATCAATGAAAGTTTACAAGAACTCAGAGTTCTCATCGCGGATGCAGAC TTAGAATCAAAGATGGAGAATGCCGAAGTGCTGGAGATGACAGTGAAACGTGTGGAGAGCATCCTGCAAAACCGGGCTCAAG AAATGGACGCCGTGAACCGGGAGGCCTGTGAGCGGTTTGCTGCAGGCTACATCCAGTGTATGCATGACGTGCACACTTTTGTGTCCAGCTGTCCTGGGATTGACCCAGCAGTAGCCGCGGAGCTGTTGAACCACCTCCTGGAGAGCATGCCCCTGAACGACGAAGACCGCCTCCGGGTGATGCTGCCGGACACGGTGGCAGAGTATCCCCGCAGTAACAGCACCTGGTCCCTGTCAGAGAGCATGTACACGGTTCTGGTGTCCCCAgccccctccaccacctccaccgATGACCTCTGCTCTGACCTGGATGAGACTGACTCAGAGCATAGTCATGTTTCTTCTTCAGAGGAGGCTGACAGCCAGGATGTGTTGAGCTTGCCCTCATTAACGTACTCCAAGTCAATGTGGAGACCATGgtag